Proteins from a genomic interval of Oncorhynchus clarkii lewisi isolate Uvic-CL-2024 chromosome 13, UVic_Ocla_1.0, whole genome shotgun sequence:
- the LOC139423977 gene encoding large ribosomal subunit protein mL64-like, producing the protein MATSMLCRRTAIFSWAIRNVSPLKSYNPASSHCGLLHQIANYNPKPLKLNLKDPYIPDRESEKTPEWQKTAKYDRKLFGRYGSSSGIDPAKLWPSHAQLEEIIAEEREWNPPLQVMLKNVEAKTKEANAKRLAKEKLVAANMAKMPKMVADWRKEKREAKQKLKDEKARRERLLAEARERFGYAMDPRSPKFLEMVSEIEKEEKKKRKLMKRRLKEEQSHAPPASLADSSS; encoded by the exons ATGGCAACCTCCATgttgtgtaggaggacagcaATATTTAGCTGGGCTATTCGAAATGTTTCACCCTTAAAATCGTATAATCCTGCCAGCTCACACTGCGGGCTTCTACATCAGATAGCAAATTATAACCCTAAACCACTGAAATTAAATTTGAAAGATCCGTACATACCAGATAGGGAAAGCGAGAAAACTCCGGAATGGCAGAAGACAGCGAAGTATGACCGCAAGCTATTCGGGCGGTATGGCTCTTCGTCGGGAATCGACCCTGCAAAGCTGTGGCCCAGCCATGCCCAGCTCGAGGAGATAATagcagaggagagggaatggAACCCTCCGCTCCAGGTGATGCTGAAGAACGTCGAGGCGAAAACGAAGGAAGCCAATGCGAAACGTCTCGCGAA AGAGAAACTGGTTGCAGCCAATATGGCCAAGATGCCTAAGATGGTGGCTGACTGGAGGAAGGAAAAACGGGAGGCGAAACAGAAGTTGAAAGATGAGAAGGCCCGTCGTGAAAGGCTGCTAGCCGAGGCCAGAGAACGCTTTGGCTATGCTATGGACCCCCGAAGCCCCAAATTCCTGGAGATGGTCAGTGAAATcgaaaaggaggagaagaagaaaaggaagctGATGAAACGTAGACTAAAAGAAGAACAGAGCCACGCCCCTCCTGCTTCCTTGGCTGATTCCTCATCATAA